The following is a genomic window from Amycolatopsis acidiphila.
ACCACCCTGGATGACGAACATCCACCGCCAGTCCGCGTAGGTCAGGATGATGCCGGAGAACGGCGCGGCGACGATCGCCGCGATCGGCGTGTACAGCTTGAAGATCGCGTACGCCCTGCTGCGCTCGGAGAACGGGAACCACGACCGGATGGTGGCCATCAGCGCGGGCTGCACCCCGCCCTCGGCCACGCCGAGCAGGAAACGGGCGAGCACGAGCTCGCCGAACGTGTGGGTGAGCCCGGAGGCCATCGCGGCGATGCTCCACAGCACCAGCAGGATCGCGATCCACTTCTTCGCGCTCCACCGTTCGGCCATGTATCCGCCGGGAACCTGCAGCAGCAGGTACCCCCAGAAGAAGATCCCGCTCGCGAGGCCCTGCTCGGCCCCGCTCAGGTGCATGTCCTCCTTGAGGTGCGGGAGCGCGAAGCTGATGTTCGTCCGGTCGATGTAGCAGATGACGTAGATGAACACGATGACCGGCAGGATGTAGATCCACCGCTTCTTTTCGGATCCACGCCGGAAAAGGGATGTCCGCTCGTTCAACGACCTACCTCCTTGTAGGTGGCCGGCGCGGTCGCGCCGGTTTTGCGCGTCGTGCGTTGAGCGTCGAGAACAGCGGCCCGGTGCCCGGGTGCGGCGCCGGACCGGGGGGTCACGCGGTGCGCAACACCTCCAGTGCGGCCTGGAGACCGGCGGGATCCACCGGCACGCCCGCCAGTTCGAGTCCCATCTGGACGCCGGACAGCGTGCCGGCCAGCGTCAGGTCGTTGAGGTCACCGAGGTGGCCGATCCGGAACACCCGCCCGGCGAGCCTGCCGAGGCCGGTGCCCAGCGACATGTCGAAGCGGTCCAGGATGATCCGCCGGACCTTGTCCGCGTCGTGCTCCTCGCCCAGCAGTACCGCAGTCAGTGCGCTGGAGTACTCGCGTTCGTCCGCGCACAGGACGTCCAGCCCCCAGCCACGGACGGCGGCCCTGGTCGCCTCGGCGTGCCGGTCGTGCCGTGCGAACACGGCGGCCAGGCCTTCCTTCTCCAGCAGGAGCAGGGCTTCCCGCAGGCCGTAGAGCAGGTTGGTCGGTGGGGTGTAGGGGTAGTAGCCGCGCTCGTTGGCCTCGAGGACCGGCGCCCAGTCCCAGTACGCCTTCGGCAACCGGGCGCTCGAATGTGCTGAAAGCGCTTTCTCGCTGACCGCGTTGAAACCGAGGCCGGGCGGCAGCATCAAGCCCTTCTGCGAGCAAGCGATGGTGACGTCGACGCCCCACTCGTCGTGGCGGTAGTCGATCGAGCCCAGCGAGGAGATCGTGTCGACCAGCAGCAGCGCCGGATGCCCCGCGTCGTCGATGGCCGCCCGGATCTCCGGTATCCGGCTGGTCACCCCCGTCGAGGTCTCGTTGTGCACCACCATCACCGCGGCGATGGCGTGTGCCGTGTCCGCCGCCAGCCGTTCTGCGACGACGAGCGGGTCCACGCCACGGCGCCAGTCGCCTGGCACGAACTCGACCACCAGTCCGAGCCGTTCCGCCATGTCGCGCCAGAGCGTGGCGAAGTGACCGGTTTCGAAGGCCAGCACCCGGTCACCGGGTGAGAGCGTGTTGACCAGCGCCGCTTCCCAGGCTCCGGTGCCCGAAGACGGGTAGATGACGACCGGGCCGGTGGTGCCGAACACCGGCCGGATCCGTTGCAGCAGGTCGAGCGCGAGGTCGGCGAAGTCCGGCCCGCGATGGTCGATGGTCGGTTGTGCGATGGCCAGGAGCACCGGGTCCGGGACGTTGGTCGGGCCGGGGATCTGCAGGAAATGACGTCCGCTGGGAGCGACCACTGCACCCATTCCATTCTGTGCCGTGACGTGGCACGCTGTGCCGTGAAAAGGTTCAGCGATGGTAGGTACACGTGATCGAGGAGTCAAGACTGTGCGAAACGTCCTGAACACACTCCGCGTGCTCGAGGAGGTCGCGGCGCGACAACCGGTCGGCGTGGGCGAGCTGGCCCGGGTGCTGGACATGCCCAAGAGCTCGGTGCAGCGCGCGCTGGTCACCCTGGACACGGCGGGGTGGATACGGGCCGGTTCCGGCGAGGTCACCCGCTGGGTGCTGACCACCAGGGCGCTCGTGGTCGGCGGGCGCGCCAGCGACGACCTCGGGCTGCGCGACGCGGCCGTGCCGATCATGGAGAACCTGCGCCGGCGCACCGAGGAGACCATCCACCTCACGGTTCCCGAGGAGGGCAAGGTCGTCCTGATCGAGCGGCTGGAGACGGCCAAGCCCGTCCGGATCAGCATGGCCCTGGGACACGCGCTGCCCCTGCACGCGTCCGCCAACGGCAAGGCGGTGCTCGCCAACAGCCGCACCGACGTCGTCCGGCGCCTGCTCACCGACGAGCTCCCGCGCTACACCGACACCACCATCACCGACCCGGACCGGTTGCGCGCCGAGCTGACCACGATCCGCGAACAGGGCTTCGCCCTCAACCACGGCGAGTGGCGATCCGACGTCGGCTCCGTCGCCGCGGCCGTGATGGGCGGCCACGAGACCCCGATCGCGAGCCTGAGCGTGAACATCCCGATGAGCCGCCTGACCCCCGAATCCGAGGCGGGCTACGGCAAAGCGGTCAGCGAGGCGGCACGCGACCTCAGCGCCCGGATCGGCTACCTGACGCCGCCCGGGCAGGCCTGATCAGGTCAGCCCCGCCGGTGGCGGAGCCACTCGTCGAACTCGGTGGCGACGATGCGTTCGTCGTGCACCTGGTCGGCCGCGGCCGAGCACAGCCAGCGGACCGGGGCGGCCAGCACGTCCGCCGGGAGGAGCTTCGAGGTGTCGACCGCGCCGTCGGGGATCATCCCGGTGACCGTGGCGCCGCCGGGGAGCAGGAGGTTCACCCGGACGGAGGTGTCCGCGAGGTCGGCGGCCATGATCCGGGAGAGGGACTCGGCACCGGCACGGGACGGGCCGTAGGGGACGAAACCGGTGCGGCGCATGGTCTCGTGGTTCATCGTGATGTTGATGATGCGGCCGCTCGGCGAAGCGAGCAGATCGGGCACGAAGGCCTTCGCGACGAGGAAGTAGCCGGTCAGGTTGGTCTCGACCACGTCGCGAAACCCGGCCTCGGGCACCTCCCAGAACGGCTGCGGCTCGGTCAGGAAGCGCGGGTTGACCGTCCGCATCCCGATTCCGGCGTTGTTGATCAGCACATCCAGCCCGCCGAACAGGTCGAGCACCCGGTCGCGCCCGGCCCGCACCGAGTCCGGGTCGCGCACATCCATCGCGATACCGTTCGCACCGATCTCCGCCGCGGCCGCCGCCGCGCGGTCCGCATCGCGACCGGTGAGCACGACGTGATGCCCGTCGGCGCGCAGCGCCTCCGCCATCGCCGACCCGAGACCGCTGGTTCCCCCGGTGATCAAGACCCGCATCTCGTCAGTATGACTTCTCGCGGCCAAGGCCACCGGCCGACCCGTTGTCAACCATTGTCTTGTTGACAATCCTCGTCTAGGTTTCCCGCATGGGTGATCTTGGGGGACCGGTTCTCGTCGAGCGGCACAGCACCGACTTCATCCCGCACGAGGACCGGCACGGAAAGCCTTCGGACCTGCTGTTCGTGTGGTTCGGCGCCAATATGGAGCTGCCGGTGGTCGCTGCCGGCGCGACCACCGTCATCTCCGGGCTGGGACTGGCCTGGGCCGTTCTCGCCATCGTCGTCGGCGTCGCGGTCGGCACCCTGTTCATGGCACTGCACTCCGCACAGGGGCCTCATCTGGGGCTGCCACAGATGATCCAGAGCCGGGCCCAGTTCGGGTACTACGGCGCGGCGCTGCCGCTGGTGTTCGTCGTGGTGATGTACCTGGGTTTCTACGCGGCCGGAGCGGTGCTCGGGGCACAGGCGCTGGTGGCGATGCTCCACATCCCGCTGCCCGCGGGCATCGTCATACTGTCCGTGCTGAGCATGGCGGTCGCGATCTTCGGCTACGACCTGATCCACCGGTTCGAGCGGTATCTGTCCTATCTGGTCGCCGTGGTCTTCGCCGTCCTGACCGTCACGCTGCTGGCCGGCGGGCACGCCACGGGCCCGGAACCGGTCACAGGCCACGGTTTCCTGCTCGGCCCCTTCCTGCTCGCCGTATCGGTGTCGGCGACCTCGCAACTCGGCTTCGCGCCGTACGTCGCCGACTACTCCCGTTATCTGCCCGCGCGCACGTCGATCGCCAGTGTGTTCTGGTACACCTACGCCGGCGTAGGGATCAGCGGCGTGTGGCTGATGAGCTTCGGCGCGGTGCTGGCACGGGATGGCTTCAGCGATCTGGTCGGCGGCATCTCGAGCGTCGCGGGCGGCATCGGCGGCTGGTTCGTCACACTGGTGCTGGCCGCGCTCGTCCTGGGCGTGCTCAGTATCAACGCGCTCAACATCTACGGTGGCTACATGTCGTCGCTGACCTTCGTCAGCACGTTCCGGCGGCGCTGGCGGCGCCACGGCGTCGCGCCACGGCTGTGGTTCATCGTGCCGGTGGCAGTCCTGGCCACGGTCATGTCCTTCTTGTACAAGGACAATCTGCTGTCATCGTTCGAACAGTTCCTGGTCATGGTGCTGGCGCTGATGATCCCGTGGACGTCGATCAACCTCGTCGACTACTACTTCGTACGGCGCGGGCGATACCAGGTGCAGGACATGGATCAGCCGCGCGGCTACTACGGGCGCATCAACGTGCCCGGCGTCGTGGCCTACGTCGTGGGCTTCCTGGTGCAGATTCCCTTCATGCACAACAGTGTCTACACCGGACCGGTCGCGACCGCACTGCACGACGGCGACATCTCGTGGGTCGTCGGCGCCGTGCTGTCGGGGCTGACCTACCTGATCGCCATGCGGATCCGGCCGGCAGACCCGGTGCCGACCACGGAACCGTTGCCGGCGACCGGACAACGAGGACGATGAGCGCCCGTCAGTTCATCACGAGGCCACCGTCGACCACGAGGTTCTGGCCGGTCACCGAGCGCGCCCACGGCGAGGCGAAGAACAGCACGGCATCCGCGAACTCTTCGGGCGTGGTCACCCGGCGCAGGGGCGTGGCGGCGGCGATCTGGTCGAACACCGCCTCCGGCGTCGCCGCGCTCGCATCGGTGGTCCGCAGCAACCCGCCGGAGACCATGTTCACGGTGATCCCCTCCCGCCCGAGGTCCGCGGCGTAGGTCCGGGTCAGCGACAGCAACGCCGCCTTCGCCGCGGTGTAGTCGTGGTAGGGCACAACGGGGTTCTGGAAGAGGTTCGTCCCGATGTTGACGATCCGCCCGCCGCCGAGCGCGTGCATTCCGGCGAGGGCCGCCTGCATGGTGTTGACCGCCCCGCGGACGCTGCCGTCGAACTGGTCGCGGAAGCGCTCCCAGCGGATCGCCGCCGCCGCCGGTCGCGCGTCCCCGTCGAAGGAGAAGTCGGCGAGGGCGTTGTTCACCACCGTGCCGATCTCGCCACCGAAACGCTCGCGCCCGGCGGCGAACATCGCGGCGACCTGCTCGGGGTCGACGACGTCCGCTGCCAGTGCGACGGCCTTGTCCGGCCCCAGTTCGCGCACGAGCTCCTCGGCGGCTTCCTTGCTGTGCAAGTAGTTCACGACGACCCGGGCCCCTTGCCGGGCGAACGCCCGTGCGATGGCGCGGCCGACGCCGCGTCCGGCACCGGTCACCAACACGATCTGCTCCGAAAGTTCCACGACCGGACCATCTCACGAGCCGAAGCCGCCCTGCGACGGGGGCGCGGTCACCGTCCGTGACAATTTCACGGACAGGTTACAATTTCCACAAGATGATCACCACCAGGGTTACCTGGCTGTCACACCAGCGGGAGGAGCACCTTTGGCCGGGCCGGGTTTGGCCGAGAGCTGCCGGAACCTGTGGGGGCGTTTCTGCTCGTCGGACCCGGGCCTGACACAGCTGCGGCTGGCCGGCCGTTCGGCGGTCGGCGTCGCCGTCGGCGTCGCCGTCGGATATCTCGGCGCACAGCTGACGGGACAGCCGGTGCTGATCCCGATCCTGCTGTGCGCGGTGCTGTCGATGAACATCACGTTCTCGGTGGCGGAACCGGCTCGGAGCAGCCGCCTCGTCACGGTCGCGCTGATGCCGCTCCCGGTCGCGCTGGCCATGCTGCTGGCGACCTCCCTGACGGCCCACCGGCCCGCGGCGCTGGCGGGCTTCGTCGGGGTGATGTTCGTGGCGGTGTACATCCGCCGCTTCGGCCCCCGGTTCTTCGCCTACGGCCTGGTCGGCTGGATGTCGTACTTCATGACCATGTTCACCGGGCTGAGGATCGGCCAGCTGCCGGCGATGCTGCTCGTGGTGGGCCTGGAGACCGTCGCCATGGCGGTGCTCCAGGTGCTGGTCTTCCGGCACCGGCCCAACCGCGTGCTCCTGCGCATGACGCGGGCGTTCCAGGCGCGGGTGAGCGCGCTCGCGGAGACGAGCCTCGCGCAGGTGGCGGGCACCCGCCCGGGCGGACGCGTGGACCGCGCGCAGCGGATCGGCCTGATCCGGCTGAACGAGTCGGCGCTGCTGATCGACGGCCAGCTGGGCATGGCGGGCTCGCTGCCCGAGGGCCACAGCGAGGAGGCGGTCCGGCACGAGCTGCTCGCCGCCGAGTTCGCGATCGGCACGATCTCGGCCGCCGCCACGCAACTGCGGGCCCAGCGCGGCACCACGGGGGCACGAGAGCCGGCCGACGTACGGGCGGCGCTGACCGCCCTCAGCCGGGGCGACCTGGACGCGGCCGCGGCCGCGGGCGAACGCCTGAGCGCCCTTGGCGTGAACTCCGGCAGTGCCTACGCGGCCACCGCGGCCGCCTACCGGCTCGGCACCAGCATCCTGGACCTGGTCCGGGCGCTGCGGAACCTGACCGCCGCCCCGGCCGGGCCGGGCAGCACCCGGCAGGTTCCGTTCACGCCGTCGGTGGTGCTCTTCAACGGGCGGCTGCCCGGCGCGGGCCCGCTCGCGGGCGAGCTCGGCGGCGAACCCGGCACCGGCCTGCGCGCGCTGCCGGCCCGGATGCGCCTGACCACGCGGCAGGCGTTCCAGGTCGCGCTCGCCGGCGGCCTCGCGATCGGCGTCGGGTCGCTCATCAACGAGCAGCGCTACTACTGGGCGGTGCTCGCCTGTTTCATGGCCTTCACCGGGACGGCGACCGCCGCGGAGACCATCAGCAAGGCGGCGGACCGCGCACTCGGCACCCTGGTCGGCGTCGGCGTCGCGACCCTGTTCGCGAGCCTGACCCACGGCAACCTCGTCGGCGTCATGATCGTCGTACTGGGCTCGATCCTGGTCGGCTTCTTCCTGATGCGCTTCACCTACGCGCTCGCCGTGGTGTTCATGACGACGATGGTCGCCCAGCTCTACGAGGTGCTGCACGAGTTCTCCGCGGGCCTGCTGCTCCTGCGGCTGGAGGAGACCGCCGCGGGCGCGGTCGTCGGCTGCGTGGTCGCGGTCTGCTTCCTGCCGACCAGTACCCGGCGCGTGGCCCGGATGGCCCGGCGCAGGTTCCTCGTCGCCACGGCGGAGCTGCTGGCCGGCACCGGCGCCCGGCTGCGCGGCGGCCGCGGTCTCGGCGCGGACCTGCGGGCATCCGCCCGGGCCGCCGACGCGGCCCTGCAGCAGCTGCTCACCGTTACCAGGCCGTGGACGCTGCCGGCGCTGTTCGGCTCGGAGAGCCCCTTCCCCGGCGCCCGCGACCTGCGGCAGCGGATGGCGATGTACTCGTTGCTCGCCGACCAGGCACGCAGCCTCGCCGTGCTGGTGCACCTCGCGCCACGCCCGGACGTGCACCTGGCGGGGACGCTGGCCCGGATCTGCGACCTGCTGGGCGAGCGTGTCCGCGCACTGAGTGCGGGCACCGCCCTCCCGCCCGGCACCGCCGAGGTGTCCCGCCGGCTCGACACCGTGGGGCTGACCCTGGTCAGCTGGTACGGCGTGACCGACGAAGGGCCGCGGCGGATCCTCGCGCAGCTGCGTCATCTCGACGAGACCACCGGCCGGATCGCGGCCGGCGGGCCCGGCTCGGGCACGCCGCCGCCACCCCCGGAACCGCCCGCCGTGAGGTCGCCGACGGAGCCGGTGCCCGACACGCCGCGCGCCCGGCCCGCCACGAACCGGTGCACCGCCAACTCGATCCGCGGCCTGGTGTCGCGGCCTGATCACCGGCCCACCCGTGCCGTCGTCACCCTGATCGACCGCTACGGCAGGCAGGCCGCCAGGGCCGAGACCGACCACCACGGCCGGTACGCCCTGACCCCGCGGCGCGCCGGGGTCTACCTGCTGGTCTGCACGCCGAGCGAACCAGTGGCGACGCCCGGCGCCAGGACCGCGCCGCACGCCACCGCCGTCGTCGCGATGGACGAGCCGGTCACCTGCGACATCGTGCTGCCCGGTGAGCACCCGGCCACGCTGGGATGCGAAGACGGCACAGAAGCCGCTTTCCGGCACACGTCCGAGACCTAGCGGCAATATCAATTCCACTCACCGGAAAGCCGGTCCAACTCCCGGCCCGGTGCCACTACCGTCGCGCTACCCGTCGGCCCGCCGGCCCCGTCCTCATCAGATGCGCCGCCGCCCGGCCCGGCGGGCACAGCACACATGGGGATTCGGACGTCCACCCTGGAGGTGGGTATTGCGGCAGCACGACTTCGAGTTCGAAACATGGCTGGACCAGGCCGTGGCCGAGGCCCACCAAGCGATCGCGCGCATCCACGAAGAAGGCAACGCCCTGCTGGATGCCTCATGGGAGGCCTTGCGCCAGGACTACCGGGGGTATGTCGAAGGCAGCCAAGGGGATCCCACCGGGGGCGGACCCGGTAGTGCGGGCCTCCATCGGCGGAGCTGGTTCGACCGCTGAATCCGCGCCGGTTCACACCCGTTCCAGCAGCCCCGCCCCGGCGTCCGCGGCCGCCTGTTCGCGTACCTGGTAGTGGATCTTCTTGCCGGTCGCGGTGAGCGGCAGCGCATCGACGAAGCGGTACGCGCGCGGCCGCTTGTACCCGGCCAGCATCGGATGGTCGCGGCAGTGCTTGTCACACTCTTCGGCCGTCAAACCGCTGTCGCGGGCGATCACGTAGGCGACCACCAGCTGGCCCCACTGCGCGTCGGGAACACCGACGACCGCCGCGTCGGTGACCGCGGGATGCTGGTTGAGGATCTCCTCGACCTGGGCCGGGTGCACGTTCTCCCCGCCGGAGATGATCATGTCGTCCTTGCGGCCGACGATGGTCACGTACTCGCGCTCGTCCCAGGTGGCCAGATCGCCGATGTAGAGCCAGCCGTCGTGGAACCGTGCCTCCTGCTCCCCGGGCTGGTTGAAGTAGGTGTTCCCGGACTTCGGCGAACGGACGATCACCTCCCCCACCTCGCTGCCGTCCTTCGCGGCCTGCTCGTCGGGCCGCGCGAGCCGGTCCTGGAAGACCTTGACCACGGCCACGTCGTCGTCCGTGCACGCCCGGCCGGCGGAACCCGCGTGCCCGGGAAGGTCCGCGGGACGCAGGAACGTGTTCCAGAACGCTTCGGTGGTGCCGTACCCGTTGAAGATCCGCGGGGTGAGCACCTCCTGGTACCGCAGGCACGCCTCCCGCTCCAGAGGCGCACCCATGGTCACGATGCCGCGGAGGGTGGACAGGTCGCGGGACCGGCGGAGCTGGGCGTCCGCGAGGCGGCCGAGGGTGACCGGCGCGCCGATGAGGAACGTGAGGCCGAACCGCTCGACGTGGTCCAGGCACAGGTCCGCGTCGAACTGGCGCATCGGCACGGCTTCCGCGCCGACGTAGAAGACCGGGTTCGGACCCCCGGAGTAGAGGCCGCCGCGGTGGAACCACGGCGTCATGTTCAGGGTCCGGTCCTCCGGCGTCAGCGGGAAGTGCATGATCACGTCGTGCGCGCTGAGCACCTCGGCCATGCTGTTGAGGGGTACCCCCTTCGGCATCCCCGTGGTACCCGAGGTGTACATCCGCGTGGTCTCGGCGTAGATCCACTCCTCCGGCCGCGGCGGCACGCCGCCCCGGCCGGCCTCCAGCAGGTCCTCGAAGGACAGTGCGCCCGGTACGCCGTGCCCGC
Proteins encoded in this region:
- a CDS encoding 3-oxoacyl-ACP reductase, whose amino-acid sequence is MELSEQIVLVTGAGRGVGRAIARAFARQGARVVVNYLHSKEAAEELVRELGPDKAVALAADVVDPEQVAAMFAAGRERFGGEIGTVVNNALADFSFDGDARPAAAAIRWERFRDQFDGSVRGAVNTMQAALAGMHALGGGRIVNIGTNLFQNPVVPYHDYTAAKAALLSLTRTYAADLGREGITVNMVSGGLLRTTDASAATPEAVFDQIAAATPLRRVTTPEEFADAVLFFASPWARSVTGQNLVVDGGLVMN
- a CDS encoding pyridoxal-phosphate-dependent aminotransferase family protein, producing MVAPSGRHFLQIPGPTNVPDPVLLAIAQPTIDHRGPDFADLALDLLQRIRPVFGTTGPVVIYPSSGTGAWEAALVNTLSPGDRVLAFETGHFATLWRDMAERLGLVVEFVPGDWRRGVDPLVVAERLAADTAHAIAAVMVVHNETSTGVTSRIPEIRAAIDDAGHPALLLVDTISSLGSIDYRHDEWGVDVTIACSQKGLMLPPGLGFNAVSEKALSAHSSARLPKAYWDWAPVLEANERGYYPYTPPTNLLYGLREALLLLEKEGLAAVFARHDRHAEATRAAVRGWGLDVLCADEREYSSALTAVLLGEEHDADKVRRIILDRFDMSLGTGLGRLAGRVFRIGHLGDLNDLTLAGTLSGVQMGLELAGVPVDPAGLQAALEVLRTA
- a CDS encoding purine-cytosine permease family protein, with product MGDLGGPVLVERHSTDFIPHEDRHGKPSDLLFVWFGANMELPVVAAGATTVISGLGLAWAVLAIVVGVAVGTLFMALHSAQGPHLGLPQMIQSRAQFGYYGAALPLVFVVVMYLGFYAAGAVLGAQALVAMLHIPLPAGIVILSVLSMAVAIFGYDLIHRFERYLSYLVAVVFAVLTVTLLAGGHATGPEPVTGHGFLLGPFLLAVSVSATSQLGFAPYVADYSRYLPARTSIASVFWYTYAGVGISGVWLMSFGAVLARDGFSDLVGGISSVAGGIGGWFVTLVLAALVLGVLSINALNIYGGYMSSLTFVSTFRRRWRRHGVAPRLWFIVPVAVLATVMSFLYKDNLLSSFEQFLVMVLALMIPWTSINLVDYYFVRRGRYQVQDMDQPRGYYGRINVPGVVAYVVGFLVQIPFMHNSVYTGPVATALHDGDISWVVGAVLSGLTYLIAMRIRPADPVPTTEPLPATGQRGR
- a CDS encoding SDR family NAD(P)-dependent oxidoreductase is translated as MRVLITGGTSGLGSAMAEALRADGHHVVLTGRDADRAAAAAAEIGANGIAMDVRDPDSVRAGRDRVLDLFGGLDVLINNAGIGMRTVNPRFLTEPQPFWEVPEAGFRDVVETNLTGYFLVAKAFVPDLLASPSGRIINITMNHETMRRTGFVPYGPSRAGAESLSRIMAADLADTSVRVNLLLPGGATVTGMIPDGAVDTSKLLPADVLAAPVRWLCSAAADQVHDERIVATEFDEWLRHRRG
- a CDS encoding FUSC family protein; this encodes MAGPGLAESCRNLWGRFCSSDPGLTQLRLAGRSAVGVAVGVAVGYLGAQLTGQPVLIPILLCAVLSMNITFSVAEPARSSRLVTVALMPLPVALAMLLATSLTAHRPAALAGFVGVMFVAVYIRRFGPRFFAYGLVGWMSYFMTMFTGLRIGQLPAMLLVVGLETVAMAVLQVLVFRHRPNRVLLRMTRAFQARVSALAETSLAQVAGTRPGGRVDRAQRIGLIRLNESALLIDGQLGMAGSLPEGHSEEAVRHELLAAEFAIGTISAAATQLRAQRGTTGAREPADVRAALTALSRGDLDAAAAAGERLSALGVNSGSAYAATAAAYRLGTSILDLVRALRNLTAAPAGPGSTRQVPFTPSVVLFNGRLPGAGPLAGELGGEPGTGLRALPARMRLTTRQAFQVALAGGLAIGVGSLINEQRYYWAVLACFMAFTGTATAAETISKAADRALGTLVGVGVATLFASLTHGNLVGVMIVVLGSILVGFFLMRFTYALAVVFMTTMVAQLYEVLHEFSAGLLLLRLEETAAGAVVGCVVAVCFLPTSTRRVARMARRRFLVATAELLAGTGARLRGGRGLGADLRASARAADAALQQLLTVTRPWTLPALFGSESPFPGARDLRQRMAMYSLLADQARSLAVLVHLAPRPDVHLAGTLARICDLLGERVRALSAGTALPPGTAEVSRRLDTVGLTLVSWYGVTDEGPRRILAQLRHLDETTGRIAAGGPGSGTPPPPPEPPAVRSPTEPVPDTPRARPATNRCTANSIRGLVSRPDHRPTRAVVTLIDRYGRQAARAETDHHGRYALTPRRAGVYLLVCTPSEPVATPGARTAPHATAVVAMDEPVTCDIVLPGEHPATLGCEDGTEAAFRHTSET
- a CDS encoding IclR family transcriptional regulator, with amino-acid sequence MRNVLNTLRVLEEVAARQPVGVGELARVLDMPKSSVQRALVTLDTAGWIRAGSGEVTRWVLTTRALVVGGRASDDLGLRDAAVPIMENLRRRTEETIHLTVPEEGKVVLIERLETAKPVRISMALGHALPLHASANGKAVLANSRTDVVRRLLTDELPRYTDTTITDPDRLRAELTTIREQGFALNHGEWRSDVGSVAAAVMGGHETPIASLSVNIPMSRLTPESEAGYGKAVSEAARDLSARIGYLTPPGQA
- a CDS encoding class I adenylate-forming enzyme family protein, translated to MSHPAGYDPDAYRRVFEHTFTYLAGFRRNTHRYADRVALRCPETGRSWTYAELGSTVDTLAAGLAAVGVRPGDLVVYQLYNGPEFAFLYLATQACGAVGSPINFRLAGGETAYVLDDSRPKVYIHDTALTPVARQALELARHRPDVVATVGGHGVPGALSFEDLLEAGRGGVPPRPEEWIYAETTRMYTSGTTGMPKGVPLNSMAEVLSAHDVIMHFPLTPEDRTLNMTPWFHRGGLYSGGPNPVFYVGAEAVPMRQFDADLCLDHVERFGLTFLIGAPVTLGRLADAQLRRSRDLSTLRGIVTMGAPLEREACLRYQEVLTPRIFNGYGTTEAFWNTFLRPADLPGHAGSAGRACTDDDVAVVKVFQDRLARPDEQAAKDGSEVGEVIVRSPKSGNTYFNQPGEQEARFHDGWLYIGDLATWDEREYVTIVGRKDDMIISGGENVHPAQVEEILNQHPAVTDAAVVGVPDAQWGQLVVAYVIARDSGLTAEECDKHCRDHPMLAGYKRPRAYRFVDALPLTATGKKIHYQVREQAAADAGAGLLERV